One region of Bradyrhizobium betae genomic DNA includes:
- the boxB gene encoding benzoyl-CoA 2,3-epoxidase subunit BoxB, whose product MNMNIMNVDYSTKIPNNVNLAEDRQVLKALEGWHPGYMDWWSDMGPEGFQESLVYLRTAYSVDPRGWAKFDYVRMPDYRWGILLAPQEENRVVPFGEHYGEPAWQEVPGEYRALLRRLIVIQGDTEPASVEQQRHLGKTAPSLYDMRNLFQVNVEEGRHLWAMVYLLQKYFGRDGREEADDLLRRRSGDADAPRMLGAFNEATPDWLSFFMFTYFTDRDGKMQLHSLAQSGFDPLSRTCRFMLTEEAHHMFVGETGITRVVQRTCDAMREAGITDPTEIARVRALGVIDLPTIQKKLNLHYTLSLDLFGSEVSTNAANAFNTGIKGRYHETQIDDDHQLKNATYPVLKFIDGQIKLVDEPALTALNMRLRDDYSQDCVKGLLRWNKVISTAGYDFQLKLPNVAFHRHIGEFKDVHATPDGLLIDDATWTKRKDEWLPSTADGDFITSLMQPVTETGKYASWISPPKVGIDNKPGDFEYVKIET is encoded by the coding sequence ATGAACATGAACATCATGAACGTCGACTACTCGACCAAGATTCCGAACAACGTCAATCTCGCCGAAGACCGCCAGGTGCTGAAGGCGCTCGAAGGCTGGCATCCCGGTTACATGGACTGGTGGAGCGACATGGGGCCGGAAGGCTTCCAGGAATCGCTGGTCTATTTGCGCACCGCCTATTCGGTCGATCCGCGCGGCTGGGCCAAGTTCGATTATGTCCGCATGCCCGACTATCGCTGGGGCATTCTGCTGGCGCCCCAGGAAGAAAACCGCGTCGTGCCGTTCGGCGAGCATTATGGCGAGCCGGCCTGGCAGGAAGTCCCCGGCGAATATCGCGCACTTCTGCGCCGCCTGATCGTGATCCAGGGCGATACCGAGCCCGCCTCGGTCGAGCAGCAGCGCCATCTCGGCAAGACTGCGCCTTCGCTCTACGACATGCGCAACCTGTTCCAGGTCAATGTCGAGGAGGGCCGTCACCTCTGGGCGATGGTCTACCTGCTGCAAAAGTACTTTGGCCGCGACGGCCGTGAAGAGGCCGACGATTTGCTGCGCCGCCGCTCCGGCGATGCCGACGCGCCGCGCATGCTGGGCGCCTTCAACGAGGCCACGCCGGACTGGCTGTCCTTCTTCATGTTCACCTACTTCACCGACCGCGACGGCAAGATGCAGCTGCACAGCCTCGCGCAGTCGGGCTTCGATCCCTTGTCGCGCACCTGCCGCTTCATGCTGACCGAGGAAGCCCACCACATGTTCGTCGGCGAGACCGGCATCACCCGTGTCGTGCAGCGCACCTGCGATGCGATGCGCGAAGCCGGCATCACTGATCCCACCGAGATCGCAAGGGTCCGCGCGCTCGGGGTGATCGATCTTCCGACCATCCAGAAGAAGCTGAACCTGCACTACACGCTGTCGCTGGATCTGTTCGGCTCGGAAGTCTCGACGAACGCGGCCAACGCCTTCAACACCGGCATCAAGGGCCGCTATCACGAAACCCAGATCGACGATGACCACCAGCTCAAGAACGCCACCTATCCGGTGCTCAAGTTCATCGACGGACAGATCAAGCTGGTCGACGAGCCGGCGCTGACCGCGCTCAACATGCGCCTGCGCGACGATTACAGCCAGGATTGCGTCAAGGGCCTGCTGCGCTGGAACAAGGTGATCTCGACCGCGGGCTACGACTTCCAGCTCAAGCTGCCCAACGTCGCCTTCCACCGACACATCGGCGAGTTCAAGGACGTGCACGCGACGCCGGATGGTCTCTTGATCGACGATGCGACCTGGACCAAGCGCAAGGACGAGTGGCTGCCCTCGACCGCCGACGGCGACTTCATCACCTCGCTGATGCAGCCCGTCACCGAGACTGGCAAATACGCCTCCTGGATCTCGCCGCCGAAGGTCGGCATCGACAACAAGCCGGGCGATTTCGAGTACGTGAAGATCGAGACGTAA
- the boxC gene encoding 2,3-epoxybenzoyl-CoA dihydrolase — translation MAGEDRRLAGGATFIDFQTEPSRYRHWKLAVDGDVATLTMDVDENGGLFEGYLLKLNSYDLGVDIELADVVQRLRFEHPEVKVVVMRSAKNRVFCAGANIRMLAGSTHAHKVNFCKFTNETRNGMEDSSENSGQRFITVVNGSAAGGGYELALATDHIILADDGASAVALPEVPLLAVLPGTGGLTRVVDKRKVRRDHADFFCTIEEGVKGKRAVQWRLVDEIAPNSKLEAKIAERAREFAAASKRKGSGKGIALTPLDRVIDQTSIRYGFVTVDIDRAARIATISIKAPEAAPPADIDGMMAQGASFWPLQVARELDDAILHLRINELETAMLVFKSHGDRAHVLASDAFLEANKAHWLVNEIRHYWKRVLKRIDVTSRTLVTLVEPGSCFAGTLAELVFAADRSYMLIGTRQGDNRPPPSIELSAMNFGPYPMSHGLTRLQSRFQADPSDVERAEATLGTTLDAEQAEELGLVTFALDDIDWDDEVRVFLEERASFSPDSLTGMEASLRFVGPETMESKIFSRLTAWQNWIFQRPNAVGEEGALRRYGSGQKPKFDMTRV, via the coding sequence ATGGCCGGGGAAGATCGGCGCCTCGCAGGCGGCGCGACATTCATCGATTTCCAGACCGAGCCGTCCCGTTACCGGCACTGGAAGCTCGCGGTCGACGGTGACGTCGCGACGCTGACCATGGATGTCGACGAGAACGGGGGCTTGTTCGAGGGCTACCTGCTCAAGCTCAATTCCTACGATCTCGGCGTCGACATCGAGCTCGCCGACGTGGTCCAGCGCCTGCGCTTCGAGCACCCCGAGGTGAAGGTCGTGGTGATGCGTTCGGCCAAGAACCGCGTGTTCTGCGCTGGTGCCAACATCCGCATGCTCGCGGGCTCCACCCACGCCCATAAGGTCAATTTCTGCAAGTTCACCAACGAGACCCGCAACGGCATGGAGGACTCTTCGGAGAATTCCGGTCAGCGCTTCATCACGGTGGTGAACGGTTCGGCTGCCGGCGGCGGCTATGAGCTGGCGCTCGCGACCGACCACATCATCCTCGCCGACGACGGCGCCTCCGCCGTCGCGCTGCCCGAAGTGCCGCTGCTCGCGGTGCTGCCGGGCACCGGCGGCCTCACGCGCGTCGTCGACAAGCGCAAGGTGCGCCGCGACCACGCCGATTTCTTCTGCACCATCGAGGAAGGCGTGAAGGGCAAGCGCGCCGTGCAGTGGCGTCTCGTCGACGAGATCGCGCCGAATTCGAAGCTGGAAGCCAAAATCGCCGAGCGCGCCAGGGAGTTCGCCGCCGCCTCGAAGCGCAAGGGCAGCGGCAAGGGCATCGCGCTCACCCCGCTCGATCGCGTGATCGACCAGACCAGCATCCGCTACGGCTTCGTCACCGTCGATATCGACCGCGCCGCCCGCATCGCCACCATCTCGATCAAGGCACCGGAGGCCGCGCCGCCCGCCGATATCGACGGCATGATGGCGCAGGGTGCGTCGTTCTGGCCGCTGCAAGTGGCGCGCGAACTCGACGACGCCATCCTGCATCTGCGCATCAACGAGCTCGAGACCGCGATGCTGGTGTTCAAGAGCCATGGCGACCGCGCCCATGTGCTCGCGTCCGACGCCTTCCTCGAAGCCAACAAGGCGCACTGGCTGGTCAACGAGATCAGGCACTACTGGAAGCGTGTGCTCAAGCGCATCGACGTCACCTCGCGCACGCTGGTGACGCTGGTCGAGCCGGGCTCCTGCTTTGCCGGCACGCTCGCCGAGCTCGTCTTCGCCGCCGACCGCTCCTACATGCTGATCGGCACGCGCCAGGGCGACAATCGCCCGCCGCCGTCGATCGAACTCTCGGCGATGAATTTCGGCCCGTATCCGATGAGCCATGGCCTGACCCGGCTGCAGTCGCGCTTCCAGGCCGATCCCTCCGACGTTGAGCGGGCGGAAGCCACGCTCGGTACGACACTCGATGCCGAGCAGGCCGAAGAGCTCGGCCTCGTCACCTTCGCGCTCGACGACATCGACTGGGACGACGAGGTCCGCGTCTTCCTCGAGGAGCGCGCCAGCTTCTCGCCCGACAGTCTCACCGGCATGGAAGCGAGCCTGCGCTTCGTCGGCCCCGAGACGATGGAATCGAAAATCTTCTCGCGCCTGACCGCGTGGCAGAACTGGATCTTCCAGCGCCCGAACGCCGTCGGCGAGGAAGGCGCGCTGCGCCGCTACGGCAGCGGCCAGAAGCCGAAATTCGATATGACAAGAGTTTAG
- a CDS encoding DUF309 domain-containing protein — protein MEGLRGPLPHLRYGLALNDRGYFWESQEVLEAVWAAAPQGGRERILLRACIQIANANLRLRMQKAHSAARLFGDALGELRSLTSRKAAPAGDGFVESFPIPALTALLQAKLGRPQLSKADWIAISAIVRS, from the coding sequence CTGGAAGGCCTCCGGGGCCCGTTACCCCATCTACGCTACGGGCTCGCGCTGAACGACCGCGGCTATTTCTGGGAATCGCAGGAAGTGCTGGAGGCGGTGTGGGCCGCGGCGCCGCAAGGCGGCCGCGAGCGCATCCTGCTGCGCGCCTGCATCCAGATCGCCAATGCGAATTTGCGGCTGCGGATGCAGAAGGCGCATTCGGCCGCGCGCCTGTTCGGCGACGCGCTTGGGGAGTTGAGGTCTCTCACCTCGCGCAAGGCGGCGCCGGCCGGCGATGGCTTCGTCGAGAGCTTTCCGATTCCGGCATTGACGGCCCTGCTTCAAGCCAAGCTCGGCCGTCCCCAGCTTTCCAAAGCCGACTGGATCGCGATCAGCGCCATCGTGCGCTCCTGA
- a CDS encoding IS110 family transposase — protein sequence MDYYAGIDVSLECSSVCVVDASGKIVREVKVASEPVALIGWFRSLGFELARIGLEAGPLSQWLYTAMKHEGLAVELLETRHVSDAFKAMPVKSDRNDARNIAQLMRLGWFRPVHCKSMSAQETRAMLTARKLIQAKLQDIENSLRGILRGFGLKVGKTTKRSFAARIRELVAGHQALETIATATLAVHAVLLREFNGFEKRVRAMSLLDAKAKLLMSTPAVGPIISLTFASAIDDPSRFNSAKRAGPLFGLTPKKYQSGETDYRGRISKNGDASVREALYEAAHIILTKPIKGCAPLKSWAMRIAKRAGMNKAKVALARKLAVIMLRMLKDNAPFRTTAMA from the coding sequence ATGGACTACTATGCCGGAATCGACGTGTCATTGGAATGCTCCAGCGTGTGCGTTGTCGACGCGAGCGGAAAGATCGTTCGGGAGGTCAAGGTTGCCAGCGAGCCTGTGGCGCTGATTGGCTGGTTCCGCTCGCTCGGGTTCGAACTCGCCAGGATCGGGCTGGAGGCCGGACCGCTGTCTCAGTGGCTTTATACAGCCATGAAGCACGAGGGCCTCGCGGTCGAGCTCCTGGAAACGCGGCACGTGAGCGATGCCTTCAAGGCGATGCCGGTGAAGTCGGACCGTAACGACGCCCGCAACATCGCGCAATTGATGCGGCTCGGCTGGTTCCGGCCGGTGCATTGCAAGTCGATGAGTGCCCAGGAGACCCGTGCGATGCTGACGGCGCGCAAGCTGATCCAGGCCAAGCTTCAGGACATCGAGAACAGCCTGCGCGGGATCCTGCGCGGCTTCGGATTGAAGGTTGGCAAAACGACGAAGCGCAGTTTTGCGGCACGCATCCGTGAGCTGGTGGCCGGCCATCAGGCCCTCGAGACGATCGCTACTGCGACGCTGGCGGTTCATGCAGTGCTACTGCGCGAGTTCAACGGCTTTGAGAAGCGGGTGCGGGCGATGTCGCTTTTGGATGCCAAAGCCAAGCTGCTGATGTCGACACCGGCCGTGGGACCGATCATCTCGCTGACCTTTGCCAGCGCCATCGATGACCCCTCGCGCTTCAACTCGGCGAAGCGCGCGGGACCGTTGTTCGGCTTGACGCCGAAGAAGTACCAGTCAGGCGAGACCGACTACCGCGGCCGCATCAGTAAAAATGGCGACGCCTCCGTGCGCGAGGCGCTCTATGAAGCCGCCCACATCATCCTGACCAAGCCGATCAAGGGCTGCGCGCCGCTCAAGAGCTGGGCCATGCGGATCGCCAAGCGCGCCGGCATGAACAAGGCCAAGGTAGCGTTAGCACGCAAGCTCGCCGTGATCATGCTGCGCATGCTCAAGGACAACGCACCGTTCAGGACGACTGCCATGGCTTAA
- a CDS encoding alpha/beta fold hydrolase encodes MTNLTPAGFLGIGNASLEYKWLAPQSADAPTIVMLHEGLGSVGLWGDFPERLQQATGAGIFAYSRAGYGQSSPVALPRPLDYMQREALDVLPKLLDMIGFKRGLLLGHSDGASIATIYAGAHQDHRLQGLVLLAPHFIVEDISVQSIAAIKTSFETTDLKARLGRWHKDVDSAFYGWNGAWLDPKFRDWDISEYLAYIRVPILILQGADDQYGTLRQVEIAQEECYCPVDIKIISDAGHSPHREAPGATLDAIEQFARAALRDDQGLQGRAA; translated from the coding sequence ATGACCAACCTCACCCCAGCTGGTTTCCTCGGCATCGGCAACGCCAGCCTCGAATACAAATGGCTCGCACCGCAATCAGCCGATGCGCCGACCATCGTCATGCTGCACGAAGGCCTCGGCTCCGTCGGGCTGTGGGGCGACTTCCCCGAAAGGCTTCAACAGGCCACCGGCGCCGGCATCTTTGCCTATTCGCGCGCGGGCTACGGCCAGTCGAGCCCGGTCGCGCTGCCGCGGCCGCTCGACTACATGCAGCGCGAGGCGCTGGACGTACTGCCGAAGCTGCTCGACATGATTGGCTTCAAGCGCGGTCTGCTGCTCGGCCATTCCGACGGCGCCTCGATCGCGACGATTTATGCCGGCGCCCATCAGGATCACCGGCTGCAGGGCCTCGTGCTGCTGGCGCCGCATTTCATCGTCGAGGACATTTCGGTGCAGTCCATCGCCGCGATCAAGACCAGCTTCGAGACCACGGATCTCAAGGCCAGGCTCGGGCGCTGGCACAAGGACGTCGACAGCGCTTTCTACGGCTGGAACGGCGCCTGGCTCGATCCGAAATTCCGTGACTGGGACATCTCGGAATATCTGGCCTACATCCGCGTTCCCATTTTGATCCTGCAAGGTGCCGATGACCAATATGGGACATTGCGACAGGTCGAAATTGCGCAGGAAGAGTGCTACTGTCCGGTAGATATTAAAATTATTTCAGACGCGGGCCATTCCCCGCATCGTGAAGCGCCGGGGGCGACGCTTGACGCTATTGAGCAATTTGCACGAGCGGCCCTGCGCGACGATCAGGGACTCCAGGGACGCGCCGCATGA
- a CDS encoding benzoate-CoA ligase family protein, giving the protein MSEGSYNAVTWLLDRNVEEGRGGKLVFDDTVSRLTYGELQQQTRRVANMLRRLGVRREERVAMIMLDTVDFPLLFLGAIRAGIVPVPLNTLLTADQYAYILADCRARVLFVSEALYPVIKDVVGRMPDLEHVVVSGAKQNGHKQLAEELAGESDQFITAATHPDEPAFWLYSSGSTGMPKGVRHIHSNLQATADAYARQVLGIRESDVCLSAAKLFFAYGLGNALTFPMSVGATVILNSERPTPARMFDLMNRYNPSIFYGVPTLFAAMLNDETMKAERGGKSLRICTSAGEALPESVGNSWKARFGVDILDGVGSTELLHIFLSNAPGDIKYGSSGKPVPGYAVRLVNEAGQDVADGEVGELLVDAPSAGEGYWNQRHKSRRTFEGPWTRTGDKYVRDTEGRYTFCGRADDMFKVSGIWVSPFEVESALITHPAVLEAAVVPEADPEGLLKPKAFVVLRPGATPAGLQEMLKEHVKHKIGPWKYPRWIDVVESLPKTATGKIQRFKLREGAN; this is encoded by the coding sequence GTGAGCGAGGGATCCTATAACGCGGTGACCTGGCTGCTCGACCGCAACGTCGAGGAGGGCAGGGGAGGCAAGCTCGTCTTCGACGACACCGTCTCCCGGCTCACCTATGGCGAGCTTCAGCAACAGACGCGGCGCGTCGCCAACATGCTGCGCCGTCTTGGCGTGCGCCGTGAAGAGCGCGTGGCGATGATCATGCTGGATACGGTCGATTTCCCGCTGCTGTTCCTGGGCGCGATCCGCGCCGGCATCGTGCCGGTGCCGCTCAATACGCTGCTGACCGCGGACCAATACGCCTACATCCTCGCCGACTGCCGCGCCCGTGTGCTGTTCGTCTCCGAAGCGCTCTACCCCGTCATCAAGGACGTGGTCGGTCGCATGCCCGATCTCGAGCATGTCGTGGTCTCCGGCGCCAAGCAGAACGGACATAAGCAGCTGGCCGAAGAGCTCGCTGGTGAGAGCGACCAGTTCATCACGGCGGCGACGCATCCGGACGAGCCGGCGTTCTGGCTGTATTCGTCGGGCTCGACCGGCATGCCCAAGGGCGTGCGCCACATCCATTCGAATTTGCAGGCGACGGCTGACGCCTACGCCAGGCAAGTGCTCGGCATTCGCGAGAGCGACGTCTGTCTCTCCGCGGCAAAACTGTTCTTCGCCTACGGCCTCGGCAATGCGCTGACCTTTCCGATGTCGGTCGGCGCCACCGTCATTCTCAACAGCGAGCGGCCGACGCCGGCGCGCATGTTCGACCTGATGAACCGCTACAATCCGTCGATCTTCTACGGCGTGCCGACGCTGTTCGCGGCGATGCTCAACGACGAGACGATGAAGGCGGAGCGGGGCGGCAAGAGCTTGCGAATCTGCACCTCCGCCGGCGAGGCGCTGCCGGAATCCGTGGGCAACAGCTGGAAGGCGCGCTTCGGCGTCGACATCCTCGACGGCGTCGGCTCGACCGAGCTCCTGCACATCTTCCTGTCGAACGCGCCCGGCGACATCAAATACGGCTCATCAGGCAAGCCGGTGCCGGGCTATGCGGTGCGGCTCGTCAACGAGGCCGGCCAGGACGTCGCCGACGGCGAGGTCGGCGAGCTCCTGGTCGATGCGCCCTCCGCCGGCGAGGGCTACTGGAACCAGCGCCACAAGAGCCGCCGCACGTTCGAGGGCCCGTGGACCCGCACCGGCGACAAATATGTCCGCGACACTGAGGGCCGCTACACCTTCTGCGGCCGCGCCGACGACATGTTCAAGGTCTCCGGCATCTGGGTCTCGCCATTCGAGGTCGAGAGCGCGCTGATCACCCATCCCGCCGTGCTGGAAGCCGCCGTCGTGCCCGAAGCCGATCCGGAAGGCCTGCTGAAGCCGAAGGCCTTTGTCGTCCTGCGCCCCGGCGCGACGCCGGCGGGCCTGCAGGAGATGCTGAAGGAGCACGTCAAGCACAAGATCGGCCCGTGGAAATATCCGCGCTGGATCGACGTGGTGGAGTCCTTGCCGAAGACGGCGACGGGAAAGATCCAGCGCTTCAAGCTGCGCGAGGGGGCGAATTGA
- a CDS encoding helix-turn-helix transcriptional regulator gives MIDSPDAESRFLEQLGQRVRTMRALRGMSRKVLAKVSGISERYIAQLESGKGNVSIVLLRRVSDAMGAHLEDLLPSADPTPDWQMFRDLLRKATPAQIAQAKDLLAGGSASAPRRAPFCGIALIGLRGAGKSTLGKILAKKIGWSFVELNKEVEQQNGLSVAEIIALYGQEGFRRMEQAALQQLLARNELMVLATGGGIVSEPLTFDQILSSFYTIWLKAEPEEHMARVRRQGDLRPMADDRSAMAELRNILLSREPLYARATAVVDTAGLSVDAAAARLIDAVRPVLQNEARSFGLRSVAL, from the coding sequence ATGATCGACAGTCCCGACGCCGAATCCCGATTTCTCGAACAGCTCGGCCAGCGCGTGCGCACCATGCGCGCGCTGCGCGGCATGTCGCGCAAAGTGCTCGCCAAGGTCTCCGGAATTTCGGAGCGCTACATCGCGCAGCTCGAGAGCGGCAAGGGCAACGTCTCCATCGTGCTGCTCCGCCGCGTCTCCGACGCGATGGGCGCGCATCTGGAGGACCTGCTTCCCTCGGCCGATCCGACGCCGGACTGGCAGATGTTTCGCGACCTCCTGCGCAAGGCGACGCCGGCGCAGATCGCACAGGCCAAGGACCTGCTCGCCGGCGGCAGCGCCTCCGCGCCGCGGCGCGCACCGTTCTGCGGCATCGCGCTGATCGGCCTGCGCGGCGCCGGCAAATCCACGCTCGGCAAGATCCTGGCGAAGAAGATCGGCTGGAGCTTCGTCGAGCTCAACAAGGAGGTCGAGCAGCAGAACGGCCTCTCGGTCGCCGAGATCATCGCGCTGTACGGCCAGGAAGGCTTTCGCCGCATGGAGCAGGCGGCGCTGCAGCAGTTGCTCGCGCGCAACGAGCTGATGGTGCTGGCGACCGGCGGCGGCATCGTCTCGGAGCCGCTGACCTTCGACCAGATCCTGTCGTCGTTCTACACGATCTGGCTGAAGGCCGAGCCCGAGGAGCACATGGCCCGCGTCCGGCGCCAGGGCGATCTGCGGCCGATGGCAGACGATCGCTCCGCGATGGCCGAGCTGCGCAACATCCTGCTGAGCCGCGAGCCGCTGTATGCGCGCGCGACCGCGGTGGTGGACACGGCAGGGCTGTCGGTCGATGCGGCGGCGGCGCGGCTGATCGATGCGGTGCGCCCGGTACTGCAGAACGAAGCCCGCAGCTTTGGGCTGCGGAGCGTGGCGCTGTAA
- a CDS encoding group II truncated hemoglobin, translating to MTSSDVTISIFERIGGSATIDRLVDRFYDRMDTLPEAQIIRAMHAADLGLIRDVLKRYLTEWTGGPKLYSVEKGHPRLRQRHLGFAIGDPERDAWLLCMRGALEETVTDAAARQDLDRAISGLADWMRNRQ from the coding sequence ATGACCTCCAGCGACGTCACCATCTCCATCTTCGAGCGGATCGGCGGCAGCGCCACGATTGACCGGCTGGTCGATCGCTTTTACGACCGGATGGATACACTGCCGGAGGCGCAGATCATCCGCGCCATGCACGCCGCCGACCTCGGCCTGATCAGAGACGTGCTCAAGCGCTATCTCACCGAGTGGACCGGGGGCCCAAAGCTCTATTCCGTCGAGAAGGGCCATCCGCGGCTGCGGCAGCGGCACCTCGGTTTTGCGATCGGCGATCCAGAGCGCGACGCCTGGCTCCTCTGCATGCGCGGCGCGCTGGAGGAGACGGTTACTGACGCTGCCGCACGGCAGGACCTCGATCGCGCGATATCGGGCCTCGCCGACTGGATGCGCAACCGGCAGTGA
- a CDS encoding transglutaminase-like domain-containing protein → MTDILPDTIRRLYTDPGEYIDSDHPAVRQFAETAVREGASAREKASVLYKAVRDGIRYNPYVSMRIAETFRASSVLAAGQGYCVGKASLYAAACRVHGIPARVGFADVKNHLTTEKLRQSMGTDIFTWHGFTEVHVDGAWRKATPTFNDTLCAKVGVAPLDFDGHTDALLHPFDGEGRAYMQYVNDRGTYHDVPAKFLMREMARDYANMQGEDLSGRDMEREAAETGRSFPPA, encoded by the coding sequence ATGACCGACATTCTCCCCGACACCATCCGCCGCCTCTACACCGATCCCGGCGAGTACATCGACAGCGATCATCCCGCGGTGCGGCAATTCGCCGAGACCGCGGTGCGCGAGGGTGCGAGCGCGCGCGAGAAGGCGAGCGTGCTCTACAAGGCGGTGCGCGACGGCATTCGCTACAATCCTTATGTCAGCATGCGCATCGCCGAGACCTTTCGCGCGTCGAGCGTGCTCGCCGCAGGCCAGGGCTATTGCGTCGGCAAGGCCTCTCTCTATGCCGCCGCCTGCCGCGTCCACGGTATTCCGGCTCGCGTGGGGTTCGCCGACGTGAAGAACCATCTCACCACCGAGAAGCTGCGGCAAAGCATGGGCACTGACATCTTCACCTGGCACGGTTTCACGGAAGTGCATGTCGACGGTGCATGGCGCAAGGCGACACCGACCTTCAACGACACGCTCTGCGCCAAGGTCGGCGTGGCGCCGCTCGATTTCGACGGCCACACCGACGCGCTGCTGCATCCCTTCGACGGCGAAGGCCGCGCCTACATGCAATATGTCAACGACCGCGGCACCTATCACGACGTGCCGGCGAAGTTCTTGATGCGCGAGATGGCGCGGGACTACGCCAACATGCAGGGCGAGGATTTGTCGGGGCGCGACATGGAGCGCGAGGCGGCGGAAACCGGTCGCTCTTTCCCGCCGGCGTGA
- the ybaL gene encoding YbaL family putative K(+) efflux transporter encodes MPHDTPLIATIVVGLGLAFVFGTIVQRFRIPPLVGYLLAGVAVGPFTPGFVADQALANELAELGIILLMFGVGLHFSLQDLLSVRKIAVPGAVVQIAAATLMGLGLAWLMGWGIAAGLVFGLALSVASTVVLLRALQERRLMETDRGRIAVGWLIVEDLAMVLVLVLFPAIASLQGGNGSQPAFAPLAAQAGFGLAGIVMLTLVKIVVFIGLMLVVGRRVIPWILHYIAHTGSRELFRLAVLAIALCVAFGATKLFDVSLALGAFFAGMMLRESPLSARAAQESLPLRDAFAVLFFVSVGMMFDPMSVVREPWPLLATLAIIMLGKSVAAFLIVVLFRHPVATALTISASLSQIGEFSFILAELGVASQILPSDGRDLIMAGAILSIMLNPLMFAAATWLAPRLDHRRDSPQAPAAGPEPIRTTDLTDHTIVIGYGRVGALVGDALKQRQLPFLVAEVGESALANLKQGGIEAIMGNAAQPDILEAANPARARHLVIAIPEAFEAGQIVQQARAANPDIRIIARAHADAEVDHLKGLGADVVIMGEREIARGMIEELERRNPDAAQQDPRTLAVGSVV; translated from the coding sequence ATGCCACATGACACGCCTCTCATCGCCACCATCGTCGTTGGACTCGGACTAGCCTTCGTCTTCGGAACTATCGTACAGCGGTTCCGCATCCCGCCGCTCGTCGGTTACCTCCTGGCTGGCGTCGCGGTCGGTCCGTTCACGCCAGGCTTTGTCGCCGACCAAGCGCTTGCCAACGAACTCGCCGAGCTCGGTATCATCCTGCTGATGTTCGGCGTCGGCCTGCACTTCTCGCTGCAGGACCTGCTTTCGGTGCGAAAGATCGCCGTGCCCGGCGCCGTCGTGCAGATTGCGGCTGCGACATTGATGGGGCTCGGCCTTGCATGGCTGATGGGCTGGGGCATCGCCGCGGGCCTGGTGTTCGGATTGGCGCTGTCGGTCGCGAGCACCGTCGTGCTGCTCCGCGCGCTGCAGGAGCGGCGCCTGATGGAGACCGATCGCGGACGCATCGCCGTCGGCTGGCTGATCGTCGAGGACCTCGCGATGGTGCTCGTGCTGGTGCTGTTCCCCGCGATCGCGAGCCTTCAGGGCGGCAACGGCAGCCAGCCGGCGTTCGCGCCGCTCGCGGCGCAGGCCGGCTTCGGGCTTGCCGGAATCGTGATGCTGACCCTCGTCAAGATCGTCGTGTTCATCGGCTTGATGCTTGTGGTGGGGCGCCGGGTGATCCCGTGGATCCTGCATTATATCGCCCATACCGGCTCGCGCGAATTGTTCCGCCTCGCCGTGCTCGCGATCGCGCTGTGCGTCGCGTTCGGGGCGACCAAGCTGTTCGACGTCTCGCTGGCGCTCGGCGCGTTCTTCGCCGGCATGATGCTGCGGGAATCGCCGCTCAGCGCGCGCGCCGCGCAGGAATCGCTGCCGCTGCGCGATGCCTTCGCCGTCCTGTTCTTCGTCTCGGTCGGCATGATGTTCGATCCGATGAGCGTGGTCCGCGAGCCCTGGCCGCTGCTGGCGACGCTCGCCATCATCATGCTCGGCAAATCGGTCGCCGCGTTCCTGATCGTGGTGCTGTTCCGGCATCCCGTCGCGACCGCGCTGACGATCTCGGCGAGCCTGTCGCAGATCGGCGAGTTCTCCTTCATCCTGGCCGAGCTCGGCGTCGCCTCGCAGATCCTCCCCAGCGATGGGCGCGACCTGATCATGGCCGGCGCGATCCTCTCCATCATGCTCAATCCGCTGATGTTCGCGGCCGCGACCTGGCTCGCGCCGCGGCTCGATCACAGGCGGGATTCGCCGCAAGCCCCGGCCGCCGGGCCCGAGCCGATCCGCACCACCGATCTGACCGACCATACGATCGTGATCGGCTATGGCCGCGTCGGCGCGCTCGTCGGCGACGCGTTGAAGCAGCGGCAATTGCCGTTCCTCGTCGCCGAGGTCGGCGAGAGCGCGCTGGCGAATCTGAAGCAGGGCGGCATCGAGGCCATCATGGGCAATGCGGCGCAGCCCGACATCCTCGAGGCCGCCAACCCGGCGCGGGCGCGGCATCTGGTGATCGCGATCCCCGAAGCGTTCGAGGCGGGACAGATCGTGCAGCAGGCGCGCGCGGCCAATCCGGACATCCGCATCATCGCGCGAGCGCATGCGGATGCCGAGGTCGATCATCTCAAGGGGCTTGGGGCCGACGTCGTCATCATGGGCGAGCGGGAAATCGCGCGCGGCATGATCGAGGAGCTGGAGAGGAGAAATCCGGATGCTGCCCAGCAAGATCCCCGCACGCTCGCTGTCGGTTCGGTCGTTTGA